TGCCGGGGAAGATGCCGCTGGAAAATTTATCCAGCAGCAGGGTTTCGAAGCTGCGGATGGTGTATAGTTTTTCGTAGAGCTGGGCGTAGTCAGTCAAGCAGCTCTCCTCCGTTCACGTTGAATCGCCAGGGTTTTGAGCGCCAGGGTTCCGGCACGCTGTTAAGCCCAATCCGGGCGGAACGCTGCACCCGGTCATCGGGAACAGATTCGCCGGATTCGATCCACAAGCCGTCCCCTGGTGTGCAGAGATCTATTGTATTAAAAGTCTTGTCAATCGCCAAAGCCTGCGTCAGCTTGGCGGGGCCATCGGTCCAACCGCGCTTACCGGCGTTATAGGGTCGATTTTGCGTCATCAGGTCCTGTCCCTCTATCGGCTGGATCGCACGGATCAGCACGGCTGAAGGCGTTTCGGGTTGGTCCGTGACCGCATTGAGCATCCAGTGCATGCCATAGGTGAAGTAGACATAGGCATGGCCCGGCTCGCCATACATCACTGCTGTGCGGGGTGTTTTACCCGCGGAGGCATGGCAGCCAAGGTCCTCTTCACCCTGATAGGCTTCGCTTTCGAGGATCAGCCCTGCCAGGCGCTGCCCGTTCATCATCCGAACCAAACGGCAGCCCAGCAGGTCCCGCGCCACATCCAGCGCAGAGCGATTGTAAAAGTCACGTTCCAGAATGGACATGCTGTTATTTTACTTGATTAACAGGTGGGAATGCGGAAAGGACGGGTGTTATCCCGCTGATCCAGGATGCCGGTTGGAACCAAAATCAAACCGCTGTTATTTCCCGTTTTGGAATTGGGGGTCTTTTTCGAGGGTCAGCCGCAGGCCGTTTTCGAGTGAGATCAGCGGAACGTAATTCAGAGCGTTCTTGGCTTTACTGATATCCGCGCACATCCGGGAAACGCCGCTCCCCACTCGAGGGTTGTAGACCTCTTCGGGTTTGCCGCCGGTGATATCAATCACCTGGCGTGCCAATTCGCGCACGCTGGTTTCCTGCCCGCTGCCGACATTGATCACTTCGCCGTTCAAACCCTGCGCAGTGGCGGCAGCAACCAGGGCATTGACCACGTCGTCCACATAGACATAGTCACGGGTCTGGTTGCCATCGCCGTGGAAGATCAATGTGCCGTTTTGTTTAGCCTGGCGGATGAAGTTGGGGATGACTGGCGGGTGGGCGGGGGGAATCCGCTGGCCGGGACCATAGGCGTTGAAAATCCGCAGGATCAGGGTTTCAACGCCGGAGAGATCACCGATTGTGCGGACGTACCATTCTGCTGCCAGTTTGGATGCTGCATAGGGTGATTGCGGATGGGGTGACATGGTTTCAACCATCATGGTAGATTCCTGGTTGCCATAAACGGCGCCGGAAGAGGTCAGCACCACCCGAGGAGTCCCGGCATCGCGAATGGCTTCCATTAGCGTGGCAGTACCGCCGGTATTCACTTCATTATAATCACGCGGGAAAAGCACTGATTCCGGAACGGAGACCCGGGCGGCTAGGTGGTAGACGCAATGGATATCCTGGAGGAGGGTCCAGAGCTTGGGGCGGTCGTTGATGTCGCCGCGGGTGAAGTGGATTTCGGGGTCGAGGGCATCGGGGTTGCCTGTGGATAGATCATCCAACACGCGGACATGATGCCCCTGCCTGAGTAACCGGTTGCTTAAAGCGGAGCCAAGAAACCCCGCTCCGCCTGTGATCAAAAAATTCATAATTTACGCCCTCAATACGTTCTGCCAGTCATCATAGCACAGGATGATTAAATTTGGGAAGGA
This Chloroflexota bacterium DNA region includes the following protein-coding sequences:
- a CDS encoding DNA-3-methyladenine glycosylase — translated: MSILERDFYNRSALDVARDLLGCRLVRMMNGQRLAGLILESEAYQGEEDLGCHASAGKTPRTAVMYGEPGHAYVYFTYGMHWMLNAVTDQPETPSAVLIRAIQPIEGQDLMTQNRPYNAGKRGWTDGPAKLTQALAIDKTFNTIDLCTPGDGLWIESGESVPDDRVQRSARIGLNSVPEPWRSKPWRFNVNGGELLD
- a CDS encoding NAD-dependent epimerase/dehydratase family protein; this translates as MNFLITGGAGFLGSALSNRLLRQGHHVRVLDDLSTGNPDALDPEIHFTRGDINDRPKLWTLLQDIHCVYHLAARVSVPESVLFPRDYNEVNTGGTATLMEAIRDAGTPRVVLTSSGAVYGNQESTMMVETMSPHPQSPYAASKLAAEWYVRTIGDLSGVETLILRIFNAYGPGQRIPPAHPPVIPNFIRQAKQNGTLIFHGDGNQTRDYVYVDDVVNALVAAATAQGLNGEVINVGSGQETSVRELARQVIDITGGKPEEVYNPRVGSGVSRMCADISKAKNALNYVPLISLENGLRLTLEKDPQFQNGK